A genome region from Aliivibrio salmonicida LFI1238 includes the following:
- a CDS encoding LacI family DNA-binding transcriptional regulator produces the protein MATINDVCKLAGVSKATVSRVMNGKGPVKEETKKLIFDAMETLNYKPSLVAQALATNSSNSIGLIVSFFDGYYFGILLKEATRIAEESGKQLIVTDGHNQLETEIEAINSLVARKCDAILIYSRTMTATDYCKIQETLPIPLVVINRTLPDGLGHAVAFDQYDASRMAIEHLIELKHKNIAIITISLASSTGQIRLQGAKETLEKHGVHYDESLTIVKHGKLEDGYQACKELLSKSDKITAIFCFNDHLALGAIKALKEMNLRVPEDISIVGIDNDEISAFLSPALTTINVPIQEITQLAMNKALALISDKDIKPTTEVLTGELIIRDSSIYNKNK, from the coding sequence ATGGCAACAATTAATGATGTATGTAAGCTTGCTGGTGTTTCTAAAGCGACGGTTTCTCGAGTAATGAATGGGAAAGGGCCGGTAAAGGAAGAAACCAAAAAACTGATTTTTGATGCAATGGAAACATTGAACTATAAACCGAGCCTCGTCGCTCAAGCATTGGCAACAAATAGTTCAAATAGCATTGGTCTTATTGTCTCTTTCTTTGATGGTTATTATTTTGGTATTTTACTCAAAGAAGCAACAAGAATTGCAGAAGAATCAGGTAAGCAGTTAATTGTTACTGATGGTCATAACCAACTTGAAACCGAAATAGAAGCGATTAATTCATTAGTTGCTAGAAAGTGTGATGCTATTTTAATTTATAGCCGAACCATGACAGCGACTGATTATTGTAAGATCCAAGAAACACTGCCTATTCCTTTAGTTGTTATTAATAGAACATTACCTGATGGGTTAGGGCATGCTGTTGCTTTTGATCAATATGATGCAAGTCGAATGGCAATAGAGCATCTTATTGAATTAAAACATAAAAATATTGCAATTATTACAATTAGTTTGGCTTCAAGTACCGGACAAATAAGATTACAAGGCGCGAAAGAAACACTAGAAAAACATGGTGTACATTACGATGAGAGCTTAACCATCGTGAAGCATGGTAAGTTGGAAGATGGTTATCAAGCATGCAAAGAATTATTGAGTAAATCAGATAAAATTACCGCTATATTTTGTTTTAATGATCATTTAGCTCTAGGGGCAATAAAGGCATTAAAAGAAATGAACCTGCGAGTACCTGAAGATATTTCAATTGTAGGTATTGATAATGATGAGATATCCGCGTTCTTATCTCCTGCATTAACAACAATTAATGTTCCAATACAAGAAATAACACAACTAGCAATGAATAAAGCATTAGCGTTAATCTCGGATAAAGACATCAAACCAACAACCGAAGTATTAACTGGGGAACTTATTATTCGTGATTCTAGTATATATAATAAAAACAAGTAA
- a CDS encoding ROK family protein, producing the protein MATYLSFDIGGTDIKFGVLNEHGHILDQGKVQTESSGDQIIQTIVDIKEQWSTRYTFDGAAFSLPGFVDVNTGYLKTGGAIDDFYGFQFKEVMVAKLSLPVELENDVNCVALAEKWLGKAQSVDNFICITIGTGIGGAIYINNQMVRGHGFMAGEFGYMFTKNIFDTKDKTTATMSFTASVREGLRRRYSKLKNINSIENLSGKDIFKLADSGDNIAINIIDDFYKNIAIGLYNLTFILNPEKIIIGGAISNRDDLISNIENKFEEIIQTQPSINKFNVKELVAIEKSTFNNDSGLIGSVYHFLSMTNQIK; encoded by the coding sequence ATGGCAACGTATTTATCGTTTGATATTGGTGGAACAGACATTAAGTTTGGCGTGTTGAATGAACACGGCCACATTCTAGATCAAGGCAAGGTGCAAACTGAGTCAAGTGGGGATCAAATCATTCAAACCATTGTTGATATAAAAGAGCAATGGTCTACACGATATACGTTTGATGGTGCGGCTTTCTCATTACCTGGTTTTGTTGATGTAAACACGGGGTATTTAAAAACCGGTGGAGCCATTGATGATTTTTATGGATTTCAATTTAAAGAGGTAATGGTTGCAAAATTGTCATTACCGGTTGAATTAGAAAATGACGTTAATTGTGTGGCTTTAGCTGAAAAGTGGCTTGGTAAAGCACAATCGGTTGATAATTTCATCTGCATTACGATAGGCACAGGTATCGGTGGTGCTATCTATATCAATAATCAAATGGTTCGAGGTCATGGTTTCATGGCAGGTGAATTTGGTTATATGTTCACAAAAAATATATTTGATACTAAAGATAAAACGACAGCAACAATGAGTTTTACTGCATCAGTAAGAGAAGGACTTAGGCGTCGATATTCTAAATTAAAGAATATTAATAGTATTGAAAACTTATCAGGAAAGGATATATTTAAATTAGCGGATTCTGGAGATAATATTGCAATTAATATTATTGATGACTTTTATAAGAATATAGCCATTGGCTTATATAATTTAACGTTTATTTTAAATCCAGAGAAAATAATCATTGGTGGTGCAATAAGTAATCGAGATGATTTAATTTCAAATATAGAAAATAAATTTGAAGAGATTATACAAACTCAACCATCAATAAATAAATTTAATGTTAAAGAGTTAGTTGCTATTGAAAAAAGTACGTTTAATAATGACAGCGGATTAATTGGATCTGTGTATCACTTTTTATCAATGACCAATCAAATTAAATAG
- a CDS encoding PTS lactose/cellobiose transporter subunit IIA, with the protein MLVGEELESTVMELIINAGESKSCAMEALRAAKSGEWDKVDELLTQSAEASKRAHDVQTQLIGLDEGEGKVPVNLIMVHAQDHIMTSMLAKEMIQELIEIHRVLQNK; encoded by the coding sequence ATGTTAGTCGGTGAAGAACTAGAAAGCACGGTAATGGAACTGATCATTAATGCTGGTGAATCAAAATCATGCGCAATGGAAGCACTTCGAGCTGCAAAATCGGGTGAATGGGATAAAGTTGATGAGTTATTAACACAATCAGCAGAAGCATCAAAAAGAGCTCATGATGTGCAAACGCAGTTAATTGGTCTTGATGAAGGGGAAGGTAAAGTTCCGGTAAATTTAATTATGGTGCATGCTCAAGATCATATAATGACTTCTATGCTTGCAAAAGAAATGATCCAAGAGTTGATTGAGATCCATCGAGTTTTGCAAAATAAATAA
- a CDS encoding glycoside hydrolase family 1 protein → MKFANDFLLGAATASYQIEGAWDQDGKGPTNWDEFTKIPGKTFEGTNGDIAIDHYNRYKEDIALMAEMGLESYRFSISWARIFPNGTGEINQKGIDFYNNVIDECLKYGIVPFVTLYHWDLPLTLEKEGSWLNKATCDAYVEFAKLCFNEFGDRVKHFITFNETVVFCALGYMAGAHPPGIQNDPKKYFQATHNVFYAHAKAVIEYKKLNQFGEIGLSHVFSPAFGVDDSEASHFAAIHANQFSMNWFYDPILLGKYPEYVVKQLQEEGNLPDWTDEELQTIFEAAPLNDFMGLNYYQPQRVEKIESGMEIRKITRENSTGSPGNPSYDNVYRTVKMDDKKYTKWDWEISPEGFVAGLEMIKEHYGQIKLYITENGLGDEDPIIDGEVCDIPRINFIKDHLGAVKEAVRRGVHIKGYYAWSAIDLLSWLNGYKKQYGFIYVDHQNGLERKKKASFHWFKDVIATRGENI, encoded by the coding sequence ATGAAATTTGCAAATGATTTTTTATTAGGCGCAGCAACGGCTTCTTACCAAATAGAAGGCGCATGGGATCAAGATGGAAAAGGTCCAACAAACTGGGATGAGTTTACTAAAATTCCAGGGAAAACCTTTGAAGGAACTAATGGCGACATCGCAATTGATCATTATAATCGCTATAAAGAAGACATCGCATTAATGGCTGAAATGGGCTTAGAGTCTTATCGCTTTTCAATATCTTGGGCTCGTATTTTTCCAAATGGCACCGGAGAGATTAATCAAAAAGGAATCGACTTTTACAATAATGTCATTGATGAATGCTTGAAATATGGCATCGTTCCTTTTGTTACCTTATATCACTGGGATCTACCTCTTACGTTAGAAAAAGAAGGTTCATGGTTAAATAAAGCCACCTGTGATGCGTATGTTGAATTTGCAAAGTTATGTTTTAATGAATTTGGAGATCGTGTTAAACATTTCATTACTTTTAATGAAACCGTTGTGTTTTGCGCATTAGGCTATATGGCAGGCGCACACCCACCAGGGATTCAAAATGATCCTAAGAAATATTTTCAAGCGACGCACAACGTATTTTATGCACACGCTAAAGCCGTCATTGAGTATAAAAAACTGAATCAATTTGGTGAGATTGGCTTGAGTCATGTATTTAGCCCTGCATTTGGGGTCGATGATTCAGAGGCGAGTCACTTTGCCGCAATACATGCGAACCAATTTAGTATGAATTGGTTCTATGATCCTATCCTATTAGGTAAGTATCCTGAATACGTGGTTAAGCAACTACAAGAAGAAGGTAACTTGCCCGATTGGACTGATGAAGAACTACAAACTATTTTTGAAGCCGCACCGTTGAATGACTTTATGGGACTGAATTACTACCAACCACAACGTGTTGAAAAAATTGAAAGTGGTATGGAAATTCGTAAAATCACTCGTGAAAATTCGACTGGTTCTCCGGGCAACCCAAGTTACGATAATGTATATCGCACAGTTAAAATGGACGATAAAAAATACACTAAATGGGATTGGGAAATTTCACCTGAAGGGTTTGTTGCTGGGCTTGAAATGATAAAAGAGCATTATGGTCAGATCAAACTGTACATTACAGAAAATGGATTGGGTGATGAAGATCCGATTATTGATGGTGAAGTGTGTGATATTCCGCGAATCAATTTTATTAAAGATCATCTAGGTGCAGTAAAAGAAGCGGTTCGTCGTGGTGTTCACATTAAGGGGTATTACGCATGGTCAGCGATTGATTTATTGAGCTGGTTAAACGGTTACAAAAAGCAATATGGGTTCATTTATGTTGATCATCAAAATGGACTAGAGCGTAAGAAAAAAGCGTCTTTCCATTGGTTTAAAGATGTTATCGCGACTCGTGGTGAAAATATCTAG